The Deltaproteobacteria bacterium genome has a segment encoding these proteins:
- a CDS encoding YggT family protein, producing MPVFSSLAAAIYYVVDTVLSLYFWVVIAGVVLSWVNPDPYNPIVRGIRALTEPVFYRIRKWMPFTYISGIDFSPFVVVLGIKFVQIFLARLLTQVAF from the coding sequence ATGCCTGTTTTTTCGAGTCTCGCGGCCGCGATCTATTATGTGGTCGACACCGTTTTGTCCCTGTATTTTTGGGTTGTCATCGCCGGAGTCGTTCTGTCCTGGGTCAACCCCGATCCATATAATCCCATTGTCCGGGGCATTCGCGCCCTGACGGAACCGGTTTTTTACCGCATCCGGAAATGGATGCCGTTTACCTATATTAGTGGTATTGATTTTTCTCCTTTTGTCGTAGTCCTGGGTATCAAGTTCGTGCAGATTTTTCTGGCTCGTCTGCTCACGCAGGTGGCGTTCTGA
- the ilvB gene encoding biosynthetic-type acetolactate synthase large subunit — protein sequence MVLTGAQILMECLKREGVDLIFGFPGGAVIDIYDELPKHPIRHILVRHEQAAVHAADGYARASGKVGVCLVTSGPGATNTVTGIATAYMDSIPLVVFTGQVPTQLIGNDAFQEADIVGITRPCTKHNYLVKNVADLAATIKQAFYIARTGRPGPVLVDLPKNVVNAKTEFSYPETISMRSYNPNYSPNRKQLRKAAELIAQSSRPVIYAGGGVVSSDSAPELRALAEQFHLPVTTTLMGLGAFPGDHPLWLGMLGMHGTYTANMAINSCDLLISVGARFDDRVTGRVNAFAAKAKIIHIDIDPTSISKNVEVDVPIVADCKQGLAGCMEELDKMNISDWTARHGDWVDSLARMRTEHPLSYARNGKYIKPQWVVEKIHELSNGEAIISTEVGQNQMWAAQFYTYRKPRTLLTSGGLGTMGYGFPAAVGAQFAFPDKLVVDIAGDGSIQMNIQELATVVSYKVPVKIVILNNGYLGMVRQWQELFYGRNYCATCLHTNPDFVALAKAYGAEGFLVENPEDLEPTLRKAFAHPGPVVVDVRVEPEENVAPMVPAGAALSEMLLV from the coding sequence ATGGTGCTCACCGGTGCCCAAATTTTGATGGAGTGTCTCAAGCGGGAAGGAGTGGACCTTATTTTCGGATTTCCCGGAGGGGCGGTTATCGATATTTACGATGAACTTCCCAAGCATCCGATTCGTCACATTCTGGTTCGTCATGAACAGGCCGCGGTTCATGCCGCCGATGGATACGCCAGGGCATCGGGCAAGGTGGGCGTTTGTCTGGTCACTTCCGGTCCCGGCGCGACCAACACCGTGACCGGAATCGCCACGGCATACATGGATTCCATTCCCTTGGTCGTGTTCACGGGGCAGGTGCCGACGCAGCTGATCGGCAACGACGCCTTTCAGGAAGCCGACATCGTCGGCATTACCCGGCCCTGCACCAAGCATAACTATTTGGTGAAAAATGTCGCGGATCTGGCCGCGACGATCAAGCAGGCCTTTTATATCGCCAGGACAGGGCGCCCAGGCCCTGTCCTGGTCGATCTGCCGAAAAACGTGGTCAACGCCAAGACGGAGTTCTCCTATCCGGAAACGATCTCCATGCGCAGTTACAACCCCAACTACAGTCCTAATCGCAAGCAGTTGCGCAAGGCGGCCGAACTCATTGCCCAGAGCTCCCGGCCGGTCATCTACGCTGGCGGCGGGGTCGTGTCCTCGGACAGCGCCCCGGAGTTGCGCGCCCTGGCCGAACAGTTTCACCTGCCCGTGACCACCACGCTGATGGGACTGGGCGCGTTTCCCGGCGACCATCCGTTGTGGCTGGGGATGCTGGGCATGCACGGCACGTACACGGCCAACATGGCCATCAACAGTTGCGACTTGCTCATTTCCGTGGGCGCCCGATTCGATGATCGGGTCACGGGAAGGGTCAACGCTTTTGCCGCCAAGGCCAAGATCATCCATATCGACATCGATCCCACGTCCATCAGCAAGAATGTGGAGGTGGACGTGCCCATTGTCGCGGATTGCAAGCAGGGGTTGGCCGGCTGCATGGAAGAGCTGGACAAGATGAACATTTCGGACTGGACCGCCAGGCACGGGGATTGGGTTGACTCCCTGGCCCGGATGCGAACCGAACATCCCCTGAGCTATGCCCGGAACGGGAAGTACATTAAACCGCAGTGGGTGGTGGAGAAGATTCACGAGCTCTCGAACGGCGAGGCGATCATCTCCACCGAGGTCGGTCAGAATCAGATGTGGGCCGCCCAGTTCTACACGTACCGGAAACCTCGCACCCTGCTCACCTCGGGCGGATTGGGAACCATGGGCTATGGGTTTCCGGCGGCCGTGGGCGCGCAGTTCGCCTTTCCGGACAAGCTGGTCGTGGATATCGCCGGCGACGGCTCCATCCAGATGAACATTCAGGAGCTGGCCACGGTGGTCAGCTACAAGGTGCCGGTCAAGATCGTCATTCTCAACAATGGCTATCTGGGCATGGTCCGGCAATGGCAGGAACTTTTCTATGGCCGGAATTATTGCGCCACCTGTTTGCACACCAATCCGGATTTCGTGGCCTTGGCCAAGGCGTACGGCGCCGAGGGCTTTCTTGTCGAGAATCCCGAGGATTTGGAGCCGACCCTACGCAAGGCCTTTGCCCATCCAGGACCGGTGGTGGTGGATGTGCGGGTCGAGCCCGAGGAGAACGTGGCGCCCATGGTGCCCGCTGGCGCGGCCTTGTCTGAAATGCTTCTGGTCTAG
- a CDS encoding HAD family hydrolase: MGAAALRTRHRPDLRQVRGVVFDCDGVLFDSRDVNRHYYNHILFTLGLPEMSVEDEDYAFMHTVDAALARIIPPGRMDQARAVQHHMTYADFIDRMIPEPGIFELLAGLERLGMRLAINTNRRNSMEMVLERFGMTRFFDPVMTAAKVARPKPDPEGLNIIVRSWGMPVDALAYIGDSEVDQLTTAGAGVSFWAYRNPNLRAKLHVDSFHELRQWFERDFC; this comes from the coding sequence GTGGGCGCGGCCGCATTGCGGACCAGGCACCGACCGGATTTGCGTCAGGTGCGGGGCGTGGTGTTTGATTGCGACGGGGTTTTGTTCGACTCCCGCGACGTGAATCGGCACTACTATAATCATATCCTTTTCACCCTGGGTTTGCCGGAAATGAGCGTCGAGGACGAGGACTATGCCTTCATGCATACCGTGGACGCGGCCCTGGCCCGGATCATTCCGCCGGGACGCATGGACCAAGCCCGGGCCGTGCAGCATCACATGACCTATGCGGATTTTATCGACCGCATGATCCCGGAGCCTGGCATTTTCGAGCTTTTGGCCGGATTGGAACGGCTTGGGATGCGTCTGGCGATCAACACCAACCGCCGCAATTCCATGGAGATGGTTCTGGAACGATTCGGCATGACCCGGTTTTTCGATCCGGTCATGACCGCGGCCAAGGTGGCCCGCCCCAAGCCCGATCCGGAGGGGCTGAACATTATCGTGCGTTCGTGGGGGATGCCCGTGGACGCTCTGGCCTATATCGGAGACTCAGAGGTCGATCAGCTGACCACGGCTGGCGCCGGCGTGTCGTTTTGGGCATACCGCAACCCGAATTTGCGGGCCAAGCTGCATGTGGACAGTTTCCATGAACTGCGGCAATGGTTTGAGAGGGATTTTTGCTAA
- a CDS encoding DUF167 domain-containing protein → MTTARPVYATRSRQGWRLSVWVQPGAKKTELAGMHGDFLKIRLQAPAVDNKANAALTAFVAKALGLRPGQVSLDQGLTSRQKSLLLHTEEEPEWDLILTRA, encoded by the coding sequence ATGACGACGGCGCGCCCGGTTTATGCGACCCGGTCCAGACAGGGATGGCGGCTTTCGGTTTGGGTTCAGCCCGGGGCAAAAAAAACAGAACTGGCCGGCATGCACGGTGATTTTCTGAAAATTCGCCTCCAGGCCCCGGCCGTGGACAACAAGGCCAACGCGGCGCTGACCGCTTTTGTCGCCAAGGCCTTGGGGTTGCGGCCCGGTCAAGTCAGCCTGGACCAGGGACTCACGTCGCGGCAGAAAAGTCTGCTTCTGCACACAGAGGAAGAGCCCGAGTGGGATCTGATTCTTACTCGGGCATAA
- a CDS encoding DUF465 domain-containing protein, protein MEQQDLELVAAHLEHDEELRALWEEHVGFEKILERYSGKAALSPGEELEVKEYKKKKLAGKTKIQALLEKYKRQEA, encoded by the coding sequence ATGGAACAGCAAGACCTCGAACTAGTGGCGGCTCATCTGGAGCACGACGAGGAACTCAGAGCTCTGTGGGAAGAACATGTCGGATTTGAAAAAATCCTGGAACGGTATTCCGGCAAGGCGGCCTTGTCGCCCGGCGAGGAACTCGAGGTGAAGGAATACAAGAAAAAGAAGCTGGCCGGAAAAACCAAGATTCAGGCTCTTCTCGAGAAATACAAGCGTCAGGAGGCGTAG